From the genome of Perca flavescens isolate YP-PL-M2 chromosome 1, PFLA_1.0, whole genome shotgun sequence, one region includes:
- the pir gene encoding pirin — protein MIVRRVEKTVLSVEQSEGVGARVRRSIGRKELRNLDPFLMLDEFRVSKPAGFPDHPHRGFETVTYVLEGVTAHEDFCGHSGRLKAGDLQWMTAGQGVVHAEMPVSEEPVVGLQLWVNLPRQDKMVEPAYQELKGSEIPKPSQGGVTVAVISGEALGAKSKVYTRTPTLYLDFRLQTGALHVQPVPSGWTTFIYTLSGSIHVGPDEEQQKVEPHHTVVFGDGDCVKVKNEGSEVSHFVLIAGKPIKEPVVQHGPFVMTTEEEIGQAIRDYQTGRNGFERAKNWKSKISNSF, from the exons ATGATTGTGAGGAGGGTGGAAAAGACAGTTCTGAGTGTGGAACAGTCGGAGGGAGTCGGTGCTCGTGTCCGCAGGAGCATCGGTAGAAAAGAG CTAAGAAACCTGGATCCTTTCCTGATGTTGGATGAGTTCAGAGTGAGCAAGCCAGCAGGTTTTCCAGACCATCCTCACCGGGGATTTGAGACA GTTACATATGTTTTAGAAGGCGTCACGGCCCATGAAGACTTCTGTGGCCATTCAGGACGACTGAAAGCTGGAGATCTGCAA TGGATGACTGCAGGACAGGGGGTGGTCCATGCTGAGATGCCTGTGTCAGAGGAGCCCGTGGTGGGCTTACAGCTGTGGGTGAACCTGCCGAGACAAGACAAGATGGTGGAACCGGCGTACCAGGAGCTTAAAGGCTCAGAGATCCCCAAACCCAGCCAGGGAGGAGTTACAGTTGCTGTGATATCTGGAGAAGCTTTAGgagcaaag TCTAAAGTCTACACAAGGACACCGACCTTGTACCTGGACTTCAGGCTGCAGACAGGCGCCCTGCATGTGCAGCCAGTCCCCTCAG GATGGACTACATTCATCTACACACTCTCAGGATCCATTCATGTTG GCCCAGATGAGGAGCAGCAGAAGGTGGAGCCTCATCACACTGTGGTGTTTGGAGATGGAGACTGCGTCAAAGTTAAAAACGAG GGCTCTGAAGTTTCCCATTTTGTGCTGATCGCTGGAAAACCAATCAAAGAGCCTGTGGTACAGCACG GTCCGTTTGTAATGACCACAGAGGAAGAGATCGGACAGGCTATCAGGGACTACCAGACTGGCAGAAATGGCTTTGAAAGGGCAAAAAACTGGAAATCAAAAATCAGCAACTCTTTCTGA